The Aeromicrobium yanjiei DNA segment TCGCCGCGCTCTTCGCGGGTCTCGCAGTCCTCGCCGCTCTCACGTCGCTTCGCCACGACGTCGACGGCGTACGGGTGCAGGTGGTCCACCGCGATCTCCTCAGCGGGCACGTGATCGGAGCCGGCGACCTGCGCACGACCGTCGTGCCCGCGGCCGTGGCGCCGGCACACGCCCTTGAGCGGGCCGAGGCCGTCGGCCGCCGGGTCGCCGGCCCGATGCGCGCAGGCGAGGTCGTCACGGACTTCCGCATCGTGCGGGCCGGCTCCCTGTCGGGCTACGGGGCCGGGGCCGTGCTGACCACGATCCGGGTCGACCGGGCCGATGGTGCAGCAGCCGTACGCGTCGGTGACCGGGTCGACGTGGTCGCGGTCGACCCCGACGGCGAGAGCGAGGCGAGCGTGGTCGCCCGCGACGTCGAGGTCGTGACCGTGCCGTCCGACGACGACTCCGACGCGACCGCCCTGGGCCTCGTGACCACCGAGAAGAATGCGCTCAGGCTGGCCGGGGCGGGGCTGACGTCTCGGTTCAGCGTGATCACGTCCACCCCCGGGAGTCCCTAGTTCACGCTGGGAGTTCTCGCTAGGGTCGAGCCACCCATCGAACCCACAGAGGGGGCACCATGCTCAAGGGATTCAAGGACTTCCTGCTGCGCGGCAACATCGTCGACCTGGCGGTCGCTGTCGTCATCGGCACTGCGTTCACGGCGCTGGTGTCCTCGTTCACCTCGTCGTTCATCAACCCGCTGCTCGCGGCCGCAGGTGGCAGGGACTCCGCCAACGGGCTCGGGTTCAAGATCTTCAGCGGCAACGACGAGACCCTGGTCGACGTCGGTGGCTTCATCAACTCCGTGATCACGTTCGTGATCACCGCGGCCGTCGTCTACTTCTTCATCGTCGTGCCGATGAAGAAGATCAACGAGAGGCGGGACGCGGGCAAGGAGCCCGAGCCCGAGGGCGTCAGCGAGGACATCGCCCTGCTGCGCGAGATCCGGGACTCCCTCAAGAGCCGCCCCGGAGGGACGACCCAGCTCTAGCCCGGTTCCCGGCTCAGCCGTGGTGGGGCGGGACGTCGCGGAGGTACTCCTCGTCGCGGGACTTCGCCCCACGCTCGCCCCATCCCTCGTCGGTCTCGTCGGAGGTCGTGCTGGGCAGGAGGTCCCCGAGCAGCTCGGCCGCCCGGCGGCGGCGCTCCTGCTCGGCGCGGTCAGGCTTCGACGAGCTCATCGAACCACGCTGACGTGAGCTGGGGATGGCGCGGGTGCCACCCCGTGCGCTCGCTGAACAGGTGCGAGCTGACTCGCTGCGAACGCGTGAGGATCTCGAGCTTCTCGCCGCCGAGGCGCAGGATCCACGGGGGCAGGAAGTGCCCGCCCGTGCGGCCGGCTGCCTGGGCGATCGTGTCGACGTAGTCGCGCCGCTGGACCGGTTCGGAGCCGACGTTGTAGTAGCCCCCCGGGGCACACAGCGCGTGGACCACGGCCGTGCCCACGTCGTCGGGGTGGACGACGTGCATCCACGTGTCCTCCCTCCCCAGTCCGATGGACCTGCCGGCCGCCGCACGGCGGAACAGCCACGCGGTGTTGGCGTCGTCCCCGGTGATCAGCCCGAAGCGCAGGCTGACCGCGACGCCGCCCCGGTCGCCGAACGCGCGAACGTTGTCCTCCGCCACGACGACCGGCTCGGTCGCGCGGGTCACGTCGACAGGGCTGTGCTCGTCGATCCACTCGTCCGCCTGGTCGGCGTAGATGAAGCTGAGGCTCTGCTGGACGAGGCGCCCGACGCCGGCTCGCGTCGCGGCGTCCGCGACGACCCGGGACCCGTTGAGCCGGATGCGGTCGATCGCCTTGAGCGATCCGGGCCTGAGGGCGGCGGCGCCGACCGGGACCTTGGTGGCGAGATTGGCGACGGCGTCGCACCCGGCCATGCCGGCCGCGAGCGTCTGCCGGTCGTACAGGTCACCCTTCCACGGCTGGGCGCCCGTCGCGGCCACCATGGCGGCGTGCTCCTCGGTCCGGACCAGCCCGACCACGTCATGACCTGCCTGGTGCAAGGCCTCGATGGACGATCGGCCCATCACTCCGCTCGCACCCGTGAGAAAAACCTTCACGCTTCGCTCCCTGGTGAGTTGCCCAGGCACGAACGGCCCGGGCGTCCCCCTCATGGACCTGTGGGCCCGGTCAGGAGATTACGAAACGATAACAAATTTCGCCCCGGATGCGTTACCCGCAGGTAACAACTGCGCGTCGGGCAGATCAGACGACGAGAGGCACGATGTCGGCGATCGAGGAGTAGATCTCGGTCGGCCGGAACGGGAAGCGGTCGACCGCGCTGGCCGGGGTCGACCCGGTCAGCACGAGGAACGTCCGCAGCCCGGCCTCGAGACCGGACAGCACGTCGGTGTCCATCCGGTCACCGATCATCACCGTGACCTCCGAGTGCGCCTCGATCTGGTTGAGGGCGCTGCGCATCATGAGCGGATTGGGCTTGCCGACGAAGTAGGGCTCCACGCCGGTCGCCTTCGTGATCAAGGCCGCGACCGATCCGGTCGCGGGCAGCGAGCCCGTGGGCGAGGGGCCGGTCGCGTCCGGATTGGTCGCGATGAACCGGGCACCCTTCTCGATCAGCTGGATCGCCCGGGTGATGGCCTCGAACGAGTACGTCCGGGTCTCCCCCAGCACGACGTAGTCCGGTGCGCTGCTCGTCATGATGTAGCCGACGTTGTGCAGCGCGGTCGTCATGCCGGCCTCGCCGATCACGTACGCCGTGCCCTCGGGGCGCTGCTCGGAGAGGAACTTCGCGGTCGCCAGGGCCGAGGTCCAGATCGCGGACTCGGGCACGTCGATGCCCGCGGCGCGCAGCCGTGCGCAGAGATCGCGTGGCGTGAAGATCGAGTTGTTGGTCAGGATCAGGAACTTGCGACCCGTCTCGTTGAGCCGCCCGATGAACTCCGCCGCGCCGGGGATCGCCTTCTCCTCGTGGACCAGCACCCCGTCCATGTCCGTCAGCCAGGTCTCGATGGGCTTGGTCATCGCGTCACCACGACCTGCTGGTTGCTCATGGACCTATTGTCCACCAGCGGGATGCTGGGCGAAGAACTTCCAGATCAGCGCCGTCGCGTCCACCGGGCTGTCCTTGGTGCGGGAGGTGCGACCAGGTGACATCGGGCCGCCGCCGGGCCATCCGTGCACGCCCCCGACCACCGCGTAGATCTCGACCGACGTGCCGTCCTCGCAGCCGGCCCAGGCGAAGTGCCGCACCGTGCTCGTCGCCCGGGTCGTGGCCCCGTCGGAGGGGCAGCGGTCGTGCTTCGCCCACTGGGACATGATGTCGTTGACCGGCGGCAGGTGGCCGATCACCGTGTTGGCGCCCTTGAACGGCACGGTCGTGTCGGCCGTCCCGTGGAAGTAGACGATCGAGGCCGGGGGCGCCTCGGCGCACTGCGGCTCGTAGTAGGGGCCCGACACCGCCGCGTACGCCGCGAACTGCGTCGACGCGTCGCACGCCAGCGCCAGGGTGAGCGCAGAGCCGTTGGAGAAGCCTGCAGCGTACGTGCGCGAGGAGTCGACGCACGCGTCCTTCTTCAGCTGCTTGACGAGCGCGCGGACGAAGGCGAGGTCTGACCGCGGGTTGGAGGTGGGTGAGCGGAAGTGCCACTGCGAGGGCTTGCCGCGACCCAGCGGCACCGCCAGGATCGCGTTGGCCTTGTCGGCCATCACCCCCATCTCGGTGGACTCGAGCACGGTGCGGGGATCGCCGCCGAGCCCGTGGAACATCAGCACCAGCGGGGTGCGCTCGGTCGGCCGGTAGCCCGGCGGCACGTGCAGGAGGTACGACCGCTCGCGACCGCCGACGACGATCGAGCGGTCCGTGTCACCTGCCGGAAGCGGGCGCGCGGTCGTGCAGCCGGCTTGCACGGCGCCCGACGCCGCGGTGTCGGCCGGCGCCCCGCACGCCGCGAGCGTGCCCAGGATCAGCGTCAGGATCGCGAGCCCGATCAGGGGCCGCCTCACGACTCACGCCCCGGGCATGACGGAGGCTGGGGACGACAGGGCACAGGGCGATCGTAGGTGCTCGGGGCAAGGCCCGATAGCCTGACACCCACGCCCTCGTAGCTCAGTCGGATAGAGCGACCGCCTCCTAAGCGGTAGGCCACAGGTTCGATTCCTGTCGAGGGCACTCCATGGCACTCGCCACCTCGAGACGCGCGACGTCGACACTTTCGCCAAGGTCGTGTCAAGGTTGCGTGAAGGTGCTTCCGCCCGTCCCGCAGCGGTCCTACGTTCGTGATGTCAGCACGTCACCGGCTCGAGGAGCACCACCGCATGAAGACTCTGGTCGTCCCCGTCCGCCGTTCGCCGCTCGGGACCCTCACCCTGATGACGGCCCGTCAAAAGAGCGGCACGCGGGTCGGCATCGCCTTCAGCTCGATCGCTGCGCTCGAGGCAGTCCAGCCTGGACGGGACTGGATCAGGCTGAGCGAGGGCGCGCTCCATGCGCTGCTCG contains these protein-coding regions:
- a CDS encoding SAV_915 family protein, encoding MSARHRLEEHHRMKTLVVPVRRSPLGTLTLMTARQKSGTRVGIAFSSIAALEAVQPGRDWIRLSEGALHALLAPLDIVTIQVDPQLIVADLRSSAPDRPLCA
- a CDS encoding HAD-IIA family hydrolase — protein: MTKPIETWLTDMDGVLVHEEKAIPGAAEFIGRLNETGRKFLILTNNSIFTPRDLCARLRAAGIDVPESAIWTSALATAKFLSEQRPEGTAYVIGEAGMTTALHNVGYIMTSSAPDYVVLGETRTYSFEAITRAIQLIEKGARFIATNPDATGPSPTGSLPATGSVAALITKATGVEPYFVGKPNPLMMRSALNQIEAHSEVTVMIGDRMDTDVLSGLEAGLRTFLVLTGSTPASAVDRFPFRPTEIYSSIADIVPLVV
- a CDS encoding extracellular catalytic domain type 1 short-chain-length polyhydroxyalkanoate depolymerase, which encodes MRRPLIGLAILTLILGTLAACGAPADTAASGAVQAGCTTARPLPAGDTDRSIVVGGRERSYLLHVPPGYRPTERTPLVLMFHGLGGDPRTVLESTEMGVMADKANAILAVPLGRGKPSQWHFRSPTSNPRSDLAFVRALVKQLKKDACVDSSRTYAAGFSNGSALTLALACDASTQFAAYAAVSGPYYEPQCAEAPPASIVYFHGTADTTVPFKGANTVIGHLPPVNDIMSQWAKHDRCPSDGATTRATSTVRHFAWAGCEDGTSVEIYAVVGGVHGWPGGGPMSPGRTSRTKDSPVDATALIWKFFAQHPAGGQ
- a CDS encoding SAF domain-containing protein, with the protein product MDRIQELVLEHRRLLAALFAGLAVLAALTSLRHDVDGVRVQVVHRDLLSGHVIGAGDLRTTVVPAAVAPAHALERAEAVGRRVAGPMRAGEVVTDFRIVRAGSLSGYGAGAVLTTIRVDRADGAAAVRVGDRVDVVAVDPDGESEASVVARDVEVVTVPSDDDSDATALGLVTTEKNALRLAGAGLTSRFSVITSTPGSP
- the mscL gene encoding large conductance mechanosensitive channel protein MscL, which produces MLKGFKDFLLRGNIVDLAVAVVIGTAFTALVSSFTSSFINPLLAAAGGRDSANGLGFKIFSGNDETLVDVGGFINSVITFVITAAVVYFFIVVPMKKINERRDAGKEPEPEGVSEDIALLREIRDSLKSRPGGTTQL
- a CDS encoding NAD-dependent epimerase/dehydratase family protein — its product is MRGTPGPFVPGQLTRERSVKVFLTGASGVMGRSSIEALHQAGHDVVGLVRTEEHAAMVAATGAQPWKGDLYDRQTLAAGMAGCDAVANLATKVPVGAAALRPGSLKAIDRIRLNGSRVVADAATRAGVGRLVQQSLSFIYADQADEWIDEHSPVDVTRATEPVVVAEDNVRAFGDRGGVAVSLRFGLITGDDANTAWLFRRAAAGRSIGLGREDTWMHVVHPDDVGTAVVHALCAPGGYYNVGSEPVQRRDYVDTIAQAAGRTGGHFLPPWILRLGGEKLEILTRSQRVSSHLFSERTGWHPRHPQLTSAWFDELVEA